GTCGAAGCGGCGGTCGCTTGTGCCAACGATAACGAGTACGGCCTGGCAGCCGCGGTCTTTGGCCGCGACGTGGCGCGAGCCATCGAAGTGGCAGGACGCATTGAGTCCGGCATCTGCCACGTGAACGGTCCCACGGTGCACGACGAAGCTCAGATGCCGTTCGGAGGCGTCAAGGGCAGCGGCATCGGACGCTTTGGCGGCAAGGCCGGGGTTGATGCCTTCACCGAACTGCGCTGGCTGACGGTACAGACGGCGCCGCGTCACTACCCCTTCTAACCTTCTCGCTGCCCGCTGGCAGGACCCCGACCGCCTTGCGGCCGGGCGTGGGGCGGTGCGCCCAAAAACTTAAGGAGACAAGAGTGAGCTTCATTCAATTTCGACGGTTCGCGAAGACATCCGCCGCCCGCTGCGCCGGCCTGGTCGCCTCCGCCGCCCTGGCTTTCGCCTTGCCCGGCGCCGCCGTTGCCCAAGTCTGGCCGACAAAGCCTATAAAGGTCATCGTCAACTTCCCGCCGGGCGGCGCGGCGGACCAGATCGCAAGGTCTCTGACGCAGCCGCTGCAAGAGGCGCTGGGCCAGCCGGTGGTCGTCGAGAACAAGAGCGGTGCCGGCGGCAACATCGGTGGCGAGGCGGTGGCAAAGGCCGCGCCCGATGGCTACACGCTCCTGATGAGCTCGGGCGGCATGGTTTCGGTCAACCCGCACATCTATCCCAAGATGCCGTTCGATCCGGCCAAGGACCTGGTCCCGGTGGCTTCGGCAGCGCGCGTGCTTGTCTTCCTCGTGACGCAGCCATCTTTTCCTGCGAAGGACGCCAAGGACTTTCTGGCGCACCTTAAGGCGAATCCGGGCAAGCTGTCATTCGGCTCGCCGGGCAACGGCAGTTCGCCTCATCTGGCCGCCGAGATGATGAAGTCACAGGCGGGCGTCTTTGCGACGCACGTCCCCTACCGCGGCGCCGCACCTGCTCTCAACGATCTGCTGGCGGGCCAGCTGGACTTTCTGTTCGATCCCGGCGTGGCCATCCCGCACATCAAGGCGGGCAAGGTGAGAGTGCTTGCCGTTGGCAGCCCCAAGCGCTCGCCATTGTTTCCCGATGTGCCGACCTTGGACGAGTTGGGGCTCAAAGGCTTCGATGCCGACACAGTGTTCGGCTTCTATGCGCCCGCCGGCACGCCCGCGGAAATCATCGCCCGCTTGAATCGTGAGATCAATAAGGCACTCACGTTGCCGGGACCGCGTGAACGAATTGCAGCGCTCGGCGGTGAAGTGGCGCCCATGACCCCGGCCCAGTTCCATGACAAGGCGCTGGAGGACGGCAAGCGATTCGGCAAGGTCATTCGCGAGAGAAAGATTCTCGGCGACTGAAGCGTTGCTCACACAGCACGAACTCAACCACGCCATCCCACACACAGAACCGAAGGAAACAAAGTGCGCTCCCAAGTTGCAATCATTGGTGCCGGCCCGGCCGGCCTAATGCTCTCTCACATGCTGCACCTGCAGGGCATCGAGTCCATTGTGCTCGAGACCCGTAGCCGGGAGGCCATCGAGGCCACCATACGCGCCGGCGTACTCGAGCAGGGCACGGTAGACCTGATGAAGCAGATGGGCGTCGGCGCGCGCATGGAGCGCGAAGGCTTTCGCCACGAAGGAACGATCCTGCGCTTTGACGGCATCGACCGGCGCATCGATTTCCCTGAGCTGACCGGTGGCAAGGCCGTGATGATCTATGCCCAGCACGAGGTCATCAAGGATCTGGTGGAAGCCAGATTGGCCACCGGTGGCGACATTCGATTCGAAGTCAGCGATGTCAGTGTGCATGGTCTGGACTCCAAGACGCCCAGCGTGCAGTTTCGTCAGCAAGGCGGCGAACTTCAGACGATCGATGCGGACTTCATCGCGGGCTGCGACGGAACGCAAGGCGTAAGCCGTCCCGCGATCCCGAAGGGCGTGCTCAAGGGTTTCGAGCGCCTCTACCCCTTCGGCTGGCTTGGCATCCTGTGCAACGCGCCACCCTCGTCCGATGAACTGATCTACGCCTTGAGCGATCGAGGGTTCGCCCTCGTGAGCACGCGCTCGCCTGACGTGCAGCGCATGTACCTCCAGTGCGAGCCCACCGACAAGATCGAAAACTGGTCCGACGACCGCATCTGGGGTGAGTTCCGAGCTCGCCTGGCGACGCGCGATGGCTGGGCACCGAAGGAAGGTCCGATCTTCAGCAAGACGGTCGTGGGCATGCGCAGCTTCGTGACCGAGCCGATGCAGTACGGCAGGCTCTTCTTGGCAGGTGATGCGGCTCACGTGGTGCCACCGACGGGTGCCAAGGGTCTGAACCTGGCCGTCGCAGACGTGCGCGTGCTCTCGCGTGCCATCGGCGAGTTCTACAAGACAGGTCGCGAGGATCTGCTTGAGCGCTACAGCGCCACCGCCTTGCGGCGCATCTGGAAGGCTCAGCGCTTCTCCTGGTGGATGACGTCGATGCTGCACCGCTTCCCCGGTGCCGACGAGTTCCAGCACAAAGTGCAAATCGCCGAACTCGACTACGTCACAGGGTCGCGCGCCGCTTCAACGGCTCTGGCGGAAAACTACGTCGGTCTGCCATTCGACGCGCTCGACGAATGAGCACACGCGAGCTGCCCACTTGAAGGCTTACGCGGTCGCCGGCGTCCCGAAAGCCATGACGAGCGGGCATGACTTTTTCGCAATAAAGCAATTTTCCGGGATCCCGTCCTTCCTTGAAACTGGCGTTCCTGCAAGGCGCAACGGCCCCACCCAGTCCAACACTCAACCGCTCACCCTGGAGTTCGCCATGACCCTTGAATCGGAATCCGTCCTCGGCGTGTTGCCACCACCGAACCTGTCCACTGTGAAGACATTATGAAGATCACCATCGTCGGCGCAGGAGCCATGGGCTCCTTCTTCGGAGGCCTGCTGGCTGAAAGTGGCAATGACGTCACGTTGGTCGACGTCAACGACGCGCACATCGACGTGATCAGCGCCGACGGACTTCGCCTGGAAACTGACAGCGGCGACCGGCAGGTCAGGTCGCTTCGGGTCTGCCGGCCGGAGGGGGCCACCGATCTTCCGCAACTTCTGGTCGTATTCACCAAGACGCTGCACACCGGCGCTGCGCTCTCTGGAGTGCAGCACCTCATTGGTCCCGACGTGCATGTGCTGTCCTTGCAGAACGGCCTGGGCAATGTCGAGAAAATTGCCGAGTTTGTCTCGCCGGAGCGCATTCTGATCGGCGTGACCACCTGGCCGGCCGACATGGTCGCACCCGGTCATGTGCACTCGCATGGCAAGGGCGTTGTGCGGCTGATGGCTGCCGATGGCGTTTCCCGACCGATCGTTTCCCAGGTTTCCGAGACGCTCTCTGGCGCCGGTCTTGCGTGCACTTCCGATTCCACCGTGTGGGCTGCGATCTGGGAGAAAGTCGCGTTCAACGCCGCGCTCAACAGCATCTGCGCCGTTTCCGGCTGCACCGTTGATCAACTCGGGCTGGTGTCTGATGGGAAGCGGCTGGCCGATGAAGTGATCCTGGAGGTTCTCTCGGTTGCGCAGCGCCTGGGCATCGACGTCGATGTTGCCAAGTGCAAAGCCAGCGTCGCGGGTGCCATTGCCCAGCACAAGGGCCACAAGCCATCGATGCTGCAAGACGTCCTGGCAGGACGCCGCACGGAGATTGAAGCCATCAACGGTGCGGCGGTCGCGGCAGCAGGGCGCGTCAACTTGAAGCTGCCCACAACCGAGACGCTGCTGTCGCTGGTGCGCCTGGCTGAAGCGCGTGCCGTTGCCTGACCTTATCGATCCATTTCCCGTCCATCAATTCTTTGGAGACAATCATGAAGCTCTCGAAATTCCTCGCTTTGAGTTGCGCAACGCTGTCGTTCGCGGCGACCGCGGTCAGCGCGGCCGACGTCTACCCCACCAAGCCCATTCGTTGGGTGGTTGCGTATTCAGCTGGGGGCGGCTCCGATGCGCTGGCGCGCGCAGTCGGCGCCCAGCTTTCCAAGCAGCTTGGTCAGTCGGTCCTGATCGACAACAAGCCAGGTGGCGCCACTGTGATCGGTGCGGATGCCGTCGCGAAGTCGCCCGGCGATGGCTACACCATCCTGACTGCGGACAATGGCACCTTGATCTTCAACACGGCGCTGTTCAAGAAGTTGCCCTATGACCCGAACAAGGACTTTGCACCGATTGGCCTCATGGCCAAATTTCCTCTCGTGCTGGCTGTCAATCCCAACGCGGGCTACGGCAGCGCAAAGGATCTCATCGAAGCCATGCGCAAACAGCCCGGCAAGCTGAGCTACGCGACGCCGGGTGTCGGCAGTCCGCATCACCTGGCCATGGAGATGCTCAAGGAGCGAGCCAAGATCGACGTGGTCCACGTCGCTTACAAGGGCGCCGCGCCCGCGATCCAGGACGTAGTGGGCGGCCAACTTCCCCTCATGGTGGTGGACACTGCCGCTGGCATGCAGATGATGAAGGCTGGCAAGCTCAAGCCTTTGGCGACGTTCTCCAAGACCCGTCTTCCGTCAATGCCGGAGGTGCCAACCCTGATTGAACTGGGGTACACCGACATCGAGGCGGCTGCATGGCAAGGCCTGGTCGTGCCGTCTTCGACGCCGAAGGATGTGATTGCCAAGCTGAGTTCGGAGCTCCAGAAGGCAATCGCGTCGCCTGCCATCAAGACGCAATTCGCGACCATGGGCCTGGAACCGACACCCAGCGATGCGGCCGTGATGGCCAAGCACTGGAGCGATGAATCCAAATACTGGCCCAAACTCATTCGGGACCGCCAAATCAGCCTCGACTAGGCAGTCCTTGGGAGAACCCGAATGGTCGACAACGAAGCCGTCGACCGCGGACATTCGGCTGAAAGTAACCGGCGGCATTCAGCCTCGTCCTGCAGTTCGCCGTCGCAAACTGAGCGACAGCAACGGGGCCAAGACCGGACCTTCCCTTGGACCTCAGAATTTGGAGCACGCGTGGAGCCACTGATGTACCCCGTATACGTCCTTCGTGACGTTTCTGGCCAGGACACCATGGCGACTGGCCCGAGTTTGAGCTTCAAGAAGCGAACGGTGCGCGCTCGACATAGGGGTGCATGGTGTCGGCTGGCATCGCAGCATTCCGCTTTGCCATCGGTACGGCCGTTGGAGTCGACTATGTTGAGCAGGAACTCAAAGCACGCGAAGGCGGCTCGAAGCTCATCGTTGAGCTTCGGTGCGCATGACGAGAATCGGCCGAGGCCGTGTGAAAACGGGTTGAATAGGTGACGGTGCTCGCCTAGATTGTGGCAACGCTACTGAAGGGCAGCTACATGAAGCGATTCATCGAAGGCGAGGATCGACAGCAGGTGACTCTGCTGCCAGAGTGCCTTGACGACTATATCGGCGAAGACAACCCGGTGCGAGTTGTCGATGCCTTCGTCGAGGAGCTGGATCTGCATGCACTGGGTTTTGGAGGTGTCGATCCGGCAGCCACCGGTCGACCCTCGTACCACCCCTCGGTCCTGCTGAAGCTCTACATCTACGGCTACCTGAACCGTATCCAATCGAGCCGGCGCCTGGAGCGTGAGGCGCAGCGCAACGTCGAGCTGATGTGGCTCACCGGCCGGCTCGCTCCGGACTTCAAGACCATCGCCGACTTCCGTCATGACAACGGAGCGGGCATTCGCAATGTCTGCCGCCGCTTCGTCGCCCTGTGCCGCGACCTCAAGCTGTTCTCCCACGCCATCGCTGCGATCGACGGCAGCAAGTTCAAGGCGGTCAACAGCCGCGACCGCAACTTCACGCCCGGCAAGATCGATGCGCGTCAGCGGCAGATCGAGCAGAGCATCCAGCGCTACCTCGATGCACTGGAGACAGCCGACCGCACGCAGCCGGCGGAGGTAGAGGCCAAGACCGAGCGGTTGACGGAGAAGATCAAGAAGCTGCGCGAGCAGATGAAGCAGCTCGATCGCACCAAGGAAGAATTGAAGAAGGAGCCTGATGGGCAACGCTCGCTCACCGATCCTGATGCGCGTTCGATGAACTCGCAAGCCAAGGGCTCCGGCCTGGTGGGCTACAACGTTCAGGCGGCGGTCGACGCCAGGCACCACCTGATAGTGGCGCACGAGGTCACCAACGAGGGCAACGACCGCGCGCAGCTCAGCAACATGGCCAAGGCTGCACGCGAGGCGATGGGCAAGACCAGGCTACAGGCCCTTGCCGACCGCGGCTACTTCAACGGCACGGAGCTCAAGGCCTGCGAGGACGCAGGCATCACGACCTACGTGCCAAAGCCGATGACCTCGGGCGCCAAGGCCGAAGGCCGCTTCGACAAGAGCGACTTCATCTACATCGCGAAGGCCGACGAGTATCAGTGCCCTGCGGGCGAACGGGCCATCTACAGGTTCAGCACGCTCGAGCGAAATGGCCTCCAAGCGCGTCTCTATTGGACCAGTGCCTGTCCCTCATGCCCATTGAAAAAGCAGTGTACGACCGGCGACTATCGCCGCATCCGTCGCTGGGAGCACGAAGAGGTGCTTGAGCGCGTCCAGCAACGCCTGGACCGCAAGCCTGTCGCGATGACGCTGAGAAGGTGCACGGTTGAGCACGTGTTCGGCACACTGAAGTACTGGATGGGTTCAACCCACTTCCTCACCAAGACGCTGGCGCACGTGAGCACCGAAATGAGCCTGCACGTGTTGGCATACAACCTGAAGCGGGTGATCGCGATCCTGGGTATTGCCAGAACGATGAAGGCGGTCAGGCTGGTGGGGGCGTGAGCCTCTTCAAGTGCCCTTTGCAGCTTGCGCAGCCACGCTCGATCGGACCACCCGCGCGTTTGTGCAACGGGCCCACTGGATGACTCGGTGCGCCGATGATGCCCACATGGGCGCCGGTTCGGCATACTCGCTAGTCAAAGCCGTTTCCACACGGCCTCGGCCAGAAGCGGAAGTTCGTCGCGACCGCCTAAGTTCTCCGACTCAGGGCAGCGGGCGGAACGCAGCGTTGGTACTCGGCTTCTGCAAGGCTGAAGAGCCACTTGTCGGTGTCAACTTGCTCGATCGGCACGTTGATGACGTGGCAGAAAGCCGATTGCGAGAGAACGAGGTCGGTGCGAATGATGTCGGTCATGGAAACTCCTTTGAAGGGTTGACAGTGGATTGAGGTGGGCTGCCTGACGGCGATTGGCACTTCATATGGCGTCGGCGACAGAGCAACTTTCTCAAGTACCCGTTGCGGATGAATTTCGATGACCGTGGGTACGATTTCAGATGAAACGCGCGTGATGCATTAACGCTGAGTCACCTTGGCTCAGGCTCAGGCAGTAGAAGAATTTTTCCCACGCTCTCACCCGTTTCCATCCGCCGATGTGCCTGAGCGGCCTCGGCAAGCGGATAGGTGCTGTCGATCACGGGGCGGAGAGTTCCAATGGCGAACGCGTTGAGCCAACGTTCCGCAAAGCGTCGCGTCATCGCTTGCTTAACTTCAGGAGGTCGGGACTTCATGACGGTTCCGAAGATCTGCAGGTGGCGGTACAGCACCGCGTCCATCGGGAGCGTTGCACCCGCAGCTCCCCCGAGGAGGCCAACCACCACCATGCGGCCGCCCACCGCCAGCGACCGGACATTGCGCTCCAGGTAAGAAGCGCCAATGAAATCGATGACGACGTCGACGCCCTTGCCGCCTGTTTTCTCGGTCACAACGGTTTGGAAGTCCTCGGTGCGGTAATCGATCACCTCATCGGCGCCGAAGCCACGAACCGCTTCTCGCTTATCGCCGCCGGTCGTAGCGAAGACTCGCGCGCCTGCCGCATGGGCGAGCTGCACTGCCGCAGAACCGACTCCTCCGGCCGCGGCATGGATCAGGACGGATTCGCCAGCTTGCAGGCGACCGAGGTGAAAGAGCGCCTCGTGTGCGGTCACAAACACCTCGGCAATGGCGCCGGCGTCGACAAGCCTGAGGCTCTCCGGAACGGGCATCGCCATGCGGTAGTCGATGCGTGAGAACTCGGCGTACGCACCTCCTCCGACGATGCCCATGACGCGATCGCCAACGGAGAAGCCTTCCACCTCGGGGCCGAAGTCGACCACTGTTCCGGCGATTTCCAGGCCCATGATGTCCGAGTCGCCGAAGAATGCGCGGCCATAGGCCCCTTTGCGGTGCGACATGTCGGCGCGATTAACGCCGATGGATACGTTGCGCACCAGAAGGTCGTGCGGTCGGACCTCTGGACGTGCGGTCTCACGGGGCACCAGGACTTCGGGGCCACCGAAGTCGTCGAAAACTATGGCTTGCATTTCATCTTTCTGTTTCAGTCGAGGGTGATACTTAGGCCTTTAACCGACTCGGCCCATGCCTTGTCCTGCTGCGCAAGGAACTGGCGGAATTGCTGAGGACTGCCTGTATCGGGCTGCATGCCGAGCTGCTCCATGCGATTGCGCAACGCAGGGTCGGCAAAGGCCTGCACGGCCGCCTTGTTAAGCTTTTCCACAATGGCCGGTGGAAGGCCACGCGGTCCCAGGAGTCCGAACCATCCTTGCACGCCGAATGCCGGGTAGCCCGACTCGGCTACCGTGGGCACGTCCGGCAGCACGGAGACACGGCTCGGCCCGGTGATGGCGAGCACCTTGATGCGCTTGTTGGCATGGTAGGTCATGGTCGTCGCCAGCGAAGTCTCGAACGAGAGGTCGACATGGCTGGCGATCAGGTCCTGCATGGCAGGGGCCGCGCCTTTGTAGGGGACGTGAACCATGTCGACCTTGACTGCCTTGGCGAGGATCTCTGCAGTCAAGTGGGGGATTGAGCCGGGGCCCACGCTGGCATAAGTGACTTTTCCGGGGTTCGCCTTTGCGTACTTCACGAACTCCGAGAACGTGTTGAATGGCGTGGCCGGCCCCGCGATGACCGCGCCGGGGGTGTTCACCAGGTTGGTGATTGGCGTGAAGTCGCGAGAGGGGTCGAATGGCAGTTTACGACTCAGGTGCGGCCCAATGGACAGAGCGCTGACGGTAAGGACGCCCAATGTGTAGCCATCAGGGGCGGCGCGCGCGACGACCTGCGTGCCGATGTTGCCCCCCGCGCCGGCGCGGTTGTCGACCACAACTGGCTGTCCGAGTGCGCTGCCCAGCCGTTGGGCCAGTTCGCGGGCTACGACGTCGGTGACACCACCCGCCGGGAATGGCACGACCAAGGTGATCGGGCGGATCGGATACGTGTCCTGGGCAGTGGCGTTGCCGCTGACCCCGCAGGCCAACGTTGTCAGTGCAGCGATGCCACTGAGCCAAAAGCTTCGCTTGGTGAGCTTCATTTTTTGTCTCCTGGTTTTTAGTTCGAGGATCGTTCAGACCTGGCTGACGAACTTCGTGTTGAGGTAACTCTGGATGCCTTCAGCCCCGCCTTCGGATCCATGTCCGCTGTCCTTGATACCGCCAAAAGGAAGTTCGCAAACTATCATCTGGGCGTGGTTGATGCCGATCATTCCTGCCTCCAGCTCGTCGGCCACCCGCACTGCGGTCCGGGCGGATTCCGTGAAGGCATACGCTGCCAATCCGTACGGCAGGCGATTGGCCTCGGTGAGTGCTTCATCGATCGTGTCGAAGGGAACTACGACCGCAAGCGGTCCGAACGGCTCCTCGTGCATCACCTTGGCGGTTGCCGGCACGTCTGTCAGGATGGTCGGCTCCCAGAATAGGCCTGGTCGATCGACGCGCGCACCGCCAGTGCGCACCGTGGCGCCGCACTCGCGAGCGTCGGAAATAAGCGCGGCGATGGCGTCAATGCGCCGTTCGTTTGATACCGGCCCAACCTGAGTATCTGGCTCCAGGCCGTCGCCGATCTTCAACGCTCTGGTTTCCGCGACAAACTTGGCCAAGAAGGCTTCATACACCGGGCGCTGAACCAAGATGCGAGTAGGTGACAAGCAGATCTGTCCCGTTCCTCGGAACTTGTTTGCAGCCAGCAATTTGGCGGCAGAGTTGAGATCCGCATCAGCGAAAACCAGCACTGGGGCATGTCCACCCAGCTCCAGCGTGATGGGCTTAAGCGCATGGCCAGCTTGGGCCGCAAGCAGCCGTCCAACAGGCACCGAACCAGTAAAAGAGACTTTCCGGATCACGGGCGATTCGATCAGGTAACGCGAAATGACGTTGGGCTCGCCAAACACCACATTGAGCACCCCTTTCGGTAGGCCTGCGTCGTCAAGCGCGCGAGCAATCGCCAAGGCCGTCGCTGGACATTCTTCCCCTGGCTTGATGATCACGGAGCAGCCTGCTGCAAGTGCGGCGGCAATCTTGCGGCTCGGCGTGATGGCGGGAAAGTTCCAGGGTGCGAAAGCGGCGACGGGGCCGATAGGTTCCTTGTGCACACGCTGGTGCACACCTGGCCGTCTTGACGGCACTGTGCGGCCGTAGACGCGTCGCCCTTCTTCCGCGAACCACTCGAAGTAGTCCGCTGAGCTGGCTAACTCGTAACGGGCTTCATGCAACGCTTTTCCCTGCTCCAAAGTCAGCAGCCTGGAAATGCTCTCCGCGCGGTCGCGCAGAAGTTCTGCTGCGCGACGCAGCACCTTTGCCCTGTCGTATGCAGGTGTTGTACGCCAAACCTTGAAGCCGCGATCTGCCGCTTGCAGAGCGCGGTCTAGATCTTCCTTGCGCGCGTGTGGCACATGGCCGACGACGGAACCCGTTGCCGGGTTGGTCACCGCTGACGTTTCGCGGCCGGTGCCGTCGATCCACTCTCCATCGATGAATAGAAACAGCTCGTCGTACGAAGCAGTCATTCCAGTCTCCTTTGCTTTGCTTGCTCAAATCCATTGAAGTTGACAGAATCGTAGAAGGGCTGGCCACTAGGAACAACTACTCGGCTCGCTAAACGTCTTTGCAAGGAACGCAAATATGAATCAGGCGCGCACCATGGAGAACCTCGAAGTTTTCGTCGATACCGTGCGGGCTGGCTCGTTCTCCGCTGTCGCACGTCGGAGAGGCGTGGCCGTGTCCTCAGTGGCACGACAGATCGACTCGCTCGAGGAGGAGCTGAAAGCAACGCTCTTCACGCGCTCGACACGCGCGTTGCGCCCGACAGATGCCGGAAATCTCCTGTTCTGCCGGGCGGTCAAAATCTTGAGCGACCTCGCAGATGCGCGCAGCGAAGTCATTTCGTTCGAAG
Above is a window of Variovorax sp. RA8 DNA encoding:
- a CDS encoding Bug family tripartite tricarboxylate transporter substrate binding protein, whose amino-acid sequence is MPGAAVAQVWPTKPIKVIVNFPPGGAADQIARSLTQPLQEALGQPVVVENKSGAGGNIGGEAVAKAAPDGYTLLMSSGGMVSVNPHIYPKMPFDPAKDLVPVASAARVLVFLVTQPSFPAKDAKDFLAHLKANPGKLSFGSPGNGSSPHLAAEMMKSQAGVFATHVPYRGAAPALNDLLAGQLDFLFDPGVAIPHIKAGKVRVLAVGSPKRSPLFPDVPTLDELGLKGFDADTVFGFYAPAGTPAEIIARLNREINKALTLPGPRERIAALGGEVAPMTPAQFHDKALEDGKRFGKVIRERKILGD
- the pobA gene encoding 4-hydroxybenzoate 3-monooxygenase, with the translated sequence MRSQVAIIGAGPAGLMLSHMLHLQGIESIVLETRSREAIEATIRAGVLEQGTVDLMKQMGVGARMEREGFRHEGTILRFDGIDRRIDFPELTGGKAVMIYAQHEVIKDLVEARLATGGDIRFEVSDVSVHGLDSKTPSVQFRQQGGELQTIDADFIAGCDGTQGVSRPAIPKGVLKGFERLYPFGWLGILCNAPPSSDELIYALSDRGFALVSTRSPDVQRMYLQCEPTDKIENWSDDRIWGEFRARLATRDGWAPKEGPIFSKTVVGMRSFVTEPMQYGRLFLAGDAAHVVPPTGAKGLNLAVADVRVLSRAIGEFYKTGREDLLERYSATALRRIWKAQRFSWWMTSMLHRFPGADEFQHKVQIAELDYVTGSRAASTALAENYVGLPFDALDE
- a CDS encoding ketopantoate reductase family protein, with the translated sequence MKITIVGAGAMGSFFGGLLAESGNDVTLVDVNDAHIDVISADGLRLETDSGDRQVRSLRVCRPEGATDLPQLLVVFTKTLHTGAALSGVQHLIGPDVHVLSLQNGLGNVEKIAEFVSPERILIGVTTWPADMVAPGHVHSHGKGVVRLMAADGVSRPIVSQVSETLSGAGLACTSDSTVWAAIWEKVAFNAALNSICAVSGCTVDQLGLVSDGKRLADEVILEVLSVAQRLGIDVDVAKCKASVAGAIAQHKGHKPSMLQDVLAGRRTEIEAINGAAVAAAGRVNLKLPTTETLLSLVRLAEARAVA
- a CDS encoding Bug family tripartite tricarboxylate transporter substrate binding protein, giving the protein MKLSKFLALSCATLSFAATAVSAADVYPTKPIRWVVAYSAGGGSDALARAVGAQLSKQLGQSVLIDNKPGGATVIGADAVAKSPGDGYTILTADNGTLIFNTALFKKLPYDPNKDFAPIGLMAKFPLVLAVNPNAGYGSAKDLIEAMRKQPGKLSYATPGVGSPHHLAMEMLKERAKIDVVHVAYKGAAPAIQDVVGGQLPLMVVDTAAGMQMMKAGKLKPLATFSKTRLPSMPEVPTLIELGYTDIEAAAWQGLVVPSSTPKDVIAKLSSELQKAIASPAIKTQFATMGLEPTPSDAAVMAKHWSDESKYWPKLIRDRQISLD
- a CDS encoding IS1182 family transposase translates to MKRFIEGEDRQQVTLLPECLDDYIGEDNPVRVVDAFVEELDLHALGFGGVDPAATGRPSYHPSVLLKLYIYGYLNRIQSSRRLEREAQRNVELMWLTGRLAPDFKTIADFRHDNGAGIRNVCRRFVALCRDLKLFSHAIAAIDGSKFKAVNSRDRNFTPGKIDARQRQIEQSIQRYLDALETADRTQPAEVEAKTERLTEKIKKLREQMKQLDRTKEELKKEPDGQRSLTDPDARSMNSQAKGSGLVGYNVQAAVDARHHLIVAHEVTNEGNDRAQLSNMAKAAREAMGKTRLQALADRGYFNGTELKACEDAGITTYVPKPMTSGAKAEGRFDKSDFIYIAKADEYQCPAGERAIYRFSTLERNGLQARLYWTSACPSCPLKKQCTTGDYRRIRRWEHEEVLERVQQRLDRKPVAMTLRRCTVEHVFGTLKYWMGSTHFLTKTLAHVSTEMSLHVLAYNLKRVIAILGIARTMKAVRLVGA
- a CDS encoding NAD(P)H-quinone oxidoreductase — encoded protein: MQAIVFDDFGGPEVLVPRETARPEVRPHDLLVRNVSIGVNRADMSHRKGAYGRAFFGDSDIMGLEIAGTVVDFGPEVEGFSVGDRVMGIVGGGAYAEFSRIDYRMAMPVPESLRLVDAGAIAEVFVTAHEALFHLGRLQAGESVLIHAAAGGVGSAAVQLAHAAGARVFATTGGDKREAVRGFGADEVIDYRTEDFQTVVTEKTGGKGVDVVIDFIGASYLERNVRSLAVGGRMVVVGLLGGAAGATLPMDAVLYRHLQIFGTVMKSRPPEVKQAMTRRFAERWLNAFAIGTLRPVIDSTYPLAEAAQAHRRMETGESVGKILLLPEPEPR
- a CDS encoding Bug family tripartite tricarboxylate transporter substrate binding protein, whose amino-acid sequence is MKLTKRSFWLSGIAALTTLACGVSGNATAQDTYPIRPITLVVPFPAGGVTDVVARELAQRLGSALGQPVVVDNRAGAGGNIGTQVVARAAPDGYTLGVLTVSALSIGPHLSRKLPFDPSRDFTPITNLVNTPGAVIAGPATPFNTFSEFVKYAKANPGKVTYASVGPGSIPHLTAEILAKAVKVDMVHVPYKGAAPAMQDLIASHVDLSFETSLATTMTYHANKRIKVLAITGPSRVSVLPDVPTVAESGYPAFGVQGWFGLLGPRGLPPAIVEKLNKAAVQAFADPALRNRMEQLGMQPDTGSPQQFRQFLAQQDKAWAESVKGLSITLD
- a CDS encoding NAD-dependent succinate-semialdehyde dehydrogenase — encoded protein: MTASYDELFLFIDGEWIDGTGRETSAVTNPATGSVVGHVPHARKEDLDRALQAADRGFKVWRTTPAYDRAKVLRRAAELLRDRAESISRLLTLEQGKALHEARYELASSADYFEWFAEEGRRVYGRTVPSRRPGVHQRVHKEPIGPVAAFAPWNFPAITPSRKIAAALAAGCSVIIKPGEECPATALAIARALDDAGLPKGVLNVVFGEPNVISRYLIESPVIRKVSFTGSVPVGRLLAAQAGHALKPITLELGGHAPVLVFADADLNSAAKLLAANKFRGTGQICLSPTRILVQRPVYEAFLAKFVAETRALKIGDGLEPDTQVGPVSNERRIDAIAALISDARECGATVRTGGARVDRPGLFWEPTILTDVPATAKVMHEEPFGPLAVVVPFDTIDEALTEANRLPYGLAAYAFTESARTAVRVADELEAGMIGINHAQMIVCELPFGGIKDSGHGSEGGAEGIQSYLNTKFVSQV